A DNA window from Cydia pomonella isolate Wapato2018A chromosome 18, ilCydPomo1, whole genome shotgun sequence contains the following coding sequences:
- the LOC133527705 gene encoding lipase 3-like: MSSIIRSTRFLSNAAGHVNHVTLVIRNHSLFKTKLHETDQFSIDLKTRNMAGKIFIFAVLIIASGHGHLESSRDFNSSSETDTSTSNENKFTGFLSNTYNFFNRVSNLFTDQNTSDNFSDEYKSGFSNEDCHLTCDQLITKYGYPVETHEIITEDGYILKMFRIPSDGPVVFLQHGLLGSADDYLVAGPDNALAYVLAKDGYDVWLANSRGCKYSRNHTELDPSEGAFWDFSWHELGYYDLPAMIDYTLNNTRQQKLKYIGHSQGTTAFWVLGSERPEYMEKIERMIALSPIAFTSHMKSPIIRFIAPTGGFIHSLAKSVGLYELASDNTMMALFRRIACNGGQSAEIMCTNLLFLATGYNIEQLNITNLPVILSHVPSGASAKQFAHYGQGIISGKFRKFDYGETEDLERYGSSEPPDYDLSRVSPPVSLVYSDADWLCDARDVDSLHDKLPNVVDKHKVQSTNFNHMDYVFAKDVKRLIYEPLSKMLTRSYKEGYSYKYNVVPKQLQD; the protein is encoded by the coding sequence ATGAGTAGTATTATTCGCTCGACCCGTTTTCTAAGTAACGCAGCTGGCCACGTAAATCACGTAACACTTGTGATAAGGAATCATTCGCTGTTTAAAACCAAGCTACACGAGACAGATCAGTTTAGTATTGACCTAAAAACGCGCAATATGGCCGGGAAGATATTCATTTTCGCGGTTTTAATTATTGCCTCAGGCCATGGACACTTAGAATCTTCCCGGGACTTTAATAGCTCTTCAGAAACGGACACATCAACTTCAAACGAAAATAAATTCACCGGATTTCTCTCAAATACGTATAACTTCTTTAACCGCGTCAGCAATCTCTTTACCGACCAGAATACCAGCGACAATTTCAGCGACGAATACAAGTCCGGCTTCAGCAACGAAGACTGCCACCTTACCTGTGACCAGCTCATCACCAAATACGGATACCCGGTTGAAACGCATGAAATTATAACCGAGGATGGTTACATTTTGAAGATGTTCCGCATACCTAGTGACGGACCAGTCGTTTTTCTTCAGCATGGATTATTAGGAAGTGCAGACGACTATTTAGTGGCTGGACCAGACAACGCATTAGCGTATGTGCTAGCAAAAGACGGCTACGATGTCTGGTTGGCAAACTCGCGCGGCTGCAAATACTCACGCAATCACACCGAGTTGGATCCATCTGAAGGCGCTTTCTGGGACTTCTCATGGCATGAACTTGGCTACTACGACCTGCCAGCCATGATCGactacactttaaacaataccAGACAACAGAAGCTGAAATACATCGGGCATTCTCAAGGGACTACTGCTTTCTGGGTCTTAGGATCCGAGCGTCCGGAATATATGGAGAAAATCGAACGCATGATTGCACTGTCGCCGATAGCTTTTACATCACACATGAAGAGTCCTATCATAAGATTTATTGCTCCCACAGGAGGATTTATTCATAGTCTTGCAAAAAGTGTAGGCCTATATGAGCTTGCTTCTGATAATACCATGATGGCGTTGTTTAGAAGAATAGCGTGCAACGGTGGACAGTCTGCTGAAATCATGTGTACGAACCTCTTGTTTCTGGCAACAGGTTATAATATAGAGCAGCTTAACATCACGAATTTACCAGTGATCCTAAGTCATGTGCCTTCAGGCGCGTCGGCAAAGCAGTTCGCGCATTACGGGCAAGGGATCATCTCCGGAAAATTCAGGAAATTTGACTACGGTGAAACGGAGGATTTAGAGCGGTACGGGTCCAGTGAGCCGCCCGATTACGACCTGTCGCGGGTGTCGCCGCCCGTGTCGCTCGTCTACAGCGATGCTGACTGGCTGTGCGACGCTCGCGATGTCGATTCGTTGCACGACAAGTTGCCCAACGTCGTCGACAAACATAAAGTGCAGTCGACAAACTTTAATCACATGGACTACGTGTTTGCGAAGGATGTGAAACGACTTATTTATGAGCCGTTGAGTAAAATGTTAACTCGTAGTTATAAAGAGGGTtatagttacaaatataatgtAGTCCCAAAACAATTACAGGACTAA